The Thermoflavifilum sp. genome contains a region encoding:
- a CDS encoding OmpH family outer membrane protein, producing MYKKTIIILVGFVLAGVNAFAQRYCVIDSKYILEHIPAYQQAQQQLDSVSKAWQQEIDAQYQQLDEMYRSYQAEKVILNEDLRKKREDEIVAKEKAVRDLQNQRFGYQGDLFKLRQKLVQPIQDEVYQAVQKLAAQRSYDFVLDKAGGITVFYADPRLDKSDDVLNLLGIQK from the coding sequence ATGTATAAAAAAACGATAATCATTCTGGTAGGATTTGTGCTGGCTGGTGTGAACGCCTTTGCGCAGCGTTATTGTGTGATTGATAGCAAATACATTCTTGAACATATACCGGCTTATCAGCAAGCCCAGCAACAGCTTGACAGTGTATCTAAAGCGTGGCAGCAGGAAATTGATGCGCAGTATCAACAACTGGATGAAATGTATCGTTCCTATCAGGCCGAAAAAGTGATATTGAATGAAGATCTGAGAAAGAAACGTGAAGATGAAATTGTAGCGAAAGAAAAAGCCGTGAGAGACCTGCAGAATCAACGTTTCGGCTATCAGGGTGATTTGTTTAAACTCCGGCAAAAATTGGTACAGCCCATTCAAGACGAAGTATATCAGGCCGTTCAAAAATTAGCTGCACAACGTTCCTATGATTTTGTACTGGATAAAGCCGGCGGTATCACGGTTTTTTACGCGGATCCACGGCTTGATAAAAGTGATGATGTTTTAAATTTATTGGGAATTCAAAAATGA
- a CDS encoding OmpH family outer membrane protein, whose translation MKKALMFCFLLGAMVCTRRVEAQVKIGYIDMQELIQSMPETKNADSALQKFANQLQQQIQSAQQEYQNKLIAYQQQADTLSDAIKEIRTRELSNMQKNLQDLSQAAQDSYQQKNQQLLQPIIEKAQKAVQEVAREKGYTYVFNKQQDILIVAPAADDLLPAVKAKLGIK comes from the coding sequence ATGAAGAAAGCTTTAATGTTCTGTTTCTTGCTGGGTGCCATGGTGTGCACACGCCGTGTGGAGGCACAGGTTAAAATTGGCTACATTGACATGCAGGAACTGATTCAGTCCATGCCCGAGACCAAAAATGCAGATTCGGCGCTACAAAAATTCGCCAATCAGCTGCAACAACAGATTCAATCTGCGCAGCAGGAATATCAGAACAAATTGATAGCCTATCAACAGCAGGCCGATACGCTTTCCGATGCCATCAAAGAAATCAGAACCCGTGAGCTGAGCAACATGCAGAAAAACTTGCAAGATCTTTCGCAGGCTGCACAGGATAGCTATCAACAAAAGAATCAGCAACTGCTGCAACCCATCATTGAAAAAGCCCAGAAGGCGGTGCAGGAAGTAGCCAGAGAAAAAGGATACACGTATGTATTCAACAAGCAACAGGACATCCTGATTGTGGCTCCTGCTGCGGATGATTTATTGCCTGCCGTGAAAGCCAAACTGGGTATCAAGTAA